The following proteins come from a genomic window of Larimichthys crocea isolate SSNF chromosome XV, L_crocea_2.0, whole genome shotgun sequence:
- the LOC109137930 gene encoding kazrin-A-like: MSQWRAGTVQAWLEVVMAMPMYIRTCSENVKSGKVLLGLTDEDLELGLGVSSLMHRRKLRLAIEDYRDAENGRGLSKAADMDHHWVAKAWLSDMGLPQYSQAFHNHLVDGRMLNSLTRRDLERHLNISKKFHQVSLLLGIELLHLLNFDKEALQARRIQSEHQNMDPLVWTSHRVIKWIKDIDLKEFAENLLNSGVHGAVMVLDPTFNTDTMATALGIPNNKHMVRRHLVEEMKTLIASARTDAKQDYERLGLGTPPTLLRQNSLGRPPSSTGRHTDDEGSLRRRAVKPPAGFSPKARSGRDLSCHSSYGSLPREVRDQTPPRTEGSPIRAYTSIEVTNV; the protein is encoded by the exons ATGTCCCAGTGGAGGGCGGGCACTGTGCAGGCCTGGCTGGAGGTTGTCATGGCGATGCCCATGTACATCCGCACCTGCTCAGAAAATGTCAAGAGTGGAAAG GTTTTACTTGGGCTAACAGATGAAGACCTGGAGCTGGGTTTAGGTGTGAGCAGCTTAATGCATCGCCGGAAACTTCGCTTGGCCATTGAGGATTACAGAGATGCTGAGAATGGTAGAGG gctgTCCAAGGCTGCAGATATGGACCACCACTGGGTGGCCAAGGCCTGGTTAAGCGACATGGGCCTGCCTCAGTATTCCCAGGCCTTTCACAACCACTTGGTAGACGGTCGCATGTTAAACTCCCTGACACGTCGTGACCTCGAACGTCACCTTAACATCAGCAAGAAGTTCCATCAGGTCAGCTTGCTGTTGGGCATCGAACTGCTGCACTTACTCAATTTCGACAAGGAG GCACTGCAGGCACGCCGGATACAGAGTGAGCACCAGAACATGGATCCATTAGTATGGACCTCTCATCGGGTCATCAAATGGATCAAAGATATTGACCTGAAG GAGTTTGCAGAAAATCTTCTAAATAGCGGAGTTCACGGAGCTGTCATGGTGCTTGACCCGACTTTTAACACTgacaccatggcaacagcactGGGGATCCCCAACAACAAGCACATGGTTCGTCGACACCTTGTTGAGGAGATGAAAACCCTGATTGCCTCGGCCAG GACGGATGCCAAGCAGGACTATGAGCGTCTAGGCCTGGGAACGCCACCCACCCTCCTTCGTCAGAATTCCCTGGGCAGACCGCCTAGTTCTACTGGCCGACACACTGATGACGAAGGATCTCTGAGGAGGAGGGCTGTCAAG cCTCCAGCAGGGTTCAGCCCCAAAGCCCGCAGTGGGCGGGACTTGAGCTGCCACAGCAGCTATGGCTCCCTGCCTCGGGAGGTTCGAGACCAGACACCGCCCAGAACTGAGGGAAGCCCGATACGCGCTTACACCAGCATTGAGGTCACAAATGTGTGA